One region of Termitidicoccus mucosus genomic DNA includes:
- the tnpC gene encoding IS66 family transposase gives MAVEDNPYARWFQERAAAYRAGGAGRLASGAETEVVAQAVDDRTGLMLASHPDAVEPIPSAGRGSPAQAVPVRFHFLNKPGRDESLLLGFDALTLAGKGRRASAHGKLVYGDDYAVKKVRIAELADEVRRRIGQMAVLLSGTASPELVLNRHCAECGFQRHCRQKAVEQDSLSLLAGMGEQERQRLRGKGIFTVTQLSHTFQPRRKPRWLKGRAEKYHHALKALAIRERKIHLVGRPELKIEGTPVYLDVEGVPDRDCYYLIGLRIGSGAAARQHSLWADSDRDEEKIWREFLAVLNTVERPVLIHYGSYETSFLKRMRARHGEPEPGSPAAGAMESALNLVSVIFARIYFPTFSNGLKEIAQYLGFSWSVPAASGVQSVVWRETWSRAPASSERERRNLIAYNADDCAALDVVTQRILDLAAALPPDVVDAAGLKRENPYGFKRNRFFFPELATINQAAYWDYQREKVYVKSDRRLRRALIKVPAGSIRDVPVNRRVQCAAPTQCPHCGLSSLRKYDRASRTVYDLKFTRGGLRRWVVHYHYHRHECRHCGRVFRPPAAGLPDGKFGPALMAYAVYQNIELRLSQEMIDRSLDELFGLPLAQGSASRFKIKAAQVYAATYELLLRRLRHGGLLHVDETKVSVAGCQGCVWVFASLDTVAYVYTQNRESEWLRDFLKNFQGVLVTDFYSGYDALECPKQRCLIHFLRDLNDDLYKHPYDEELKRVGRDFADLVRPMIATVERRGLKVRFLKKHRRAVDRFYRRLDLAPPGSAVLKKYRERFARERGELFTFLHHDGVPWNNNNAEHAIKAFALLRQVINGVTSEKGLREYLILLSVCETCKYQGVKFLDFLRSGDQDIHRFAAPR, from the coding sequence ATGGCGGTCGAGGACAACCCTTACGCCCGGTGGTTTCAGGAAAGGGCGGCGGCTTACCGGGCCGGGGGAGCGGGCCGGCTGGCATCCGGGGCGGAGACGGAAGTGGTGGCGCAGGCCGTGGATGACCGCACTGGACTCATGCTCGCATCGCATCCCGACGCCGTGGAGCCCATTCCCTCCGCAGGCCGGGGCAGTCCGGCGCAGGCTGTGCCCGTCCGGTTTCATTTCCTCAACAAGCCGGGCAGGGACGAAAGCCTGCTGTTGGGATTCGATGCCCTGACCCTGGCCGGAAAGGGCAGGCGCGCGTCCGCGCATGGCAAACTGGTGTATGGTGACGATTACGCGGTGAAAAAGGTCAGGATCGCCGAACTGGCCGACGAAGTGCGCAGGCGCATCGGACAAATGGCGGTTTTGCTGTCCGGCACCGCTTCGCCCGAGTTGGTCCTGAATCGGCACTGCGCCGAGTGCGGATTCCAAAGGCATTGCCGGCAAAAGGCGGTGGAGCAGGACAGCCTCAGCTTGCTGGCCGGCATGGGCGAGCAGGAGCGCCAGCGACTGCGCGGCAAGGGCATTTTCACTGTCACCCAGCTTTCCCACACTTTTCAGCCCCGCCGCAAACCCCGGTGGTTGAAGGGCCGGGCGGAAAAATATCATCACGCGCTCAAGGCCCTGGCCATCCGGGAGCGGAAGATTCATCTGGTGGGCAGGCCGGAATTGAAGATCGAGGGCACGCCGGTCTATCTGGATGTCGAGGGTGTGCCGGACCGCGATTGTTACTATCTCATCGGTTTGCGCATCGGCAGCGGGGCGGCGGCGCGGCAGCACAGCCTGTGGGCGGACAGCGACCGGGACGAAGAAAAAATCTGGCGGGAATTTCTGGCCGTTTTGAATACCGTCGAGCGCCCGGTGCTGATCCATTACGGGAGCTACGAAACCAGTTTTTTGAAACGGATGCGGGCGCGTCACGGAGAACCGGAGCCGGGCTCGCCGGCGGCCGGCGCCATGGAGTCGGCGCTGAACCTGGTCTCCGTGATCTTTGCCCGGATTTATTTCCCGACCTTTTCCAACGGCCTCAAGGAAATCGCCCAATACCTCGGTTTCAGTTGGTCGGTGCCGGCGGCTTCGGGCGTGCAGTCCGTGGTGTGGCGGGAAACGTGGTCCCGCGCCCCGGCTTCGTCCGAGCGCGAGCGGCGCAACCTGATCGCCTACAACGCGGACGATTGCGCCGCGCTGGACGTAGTGACGCAGCGGATACTTGACCTGGCGGCGGCGCTGCCTCCCGACGTGGTCGATGCGGCGGGCCTGAAGCGGGAGAATCCCTATGGGTTCAAGCGCAACCGATTTTTCTTCCCCGAACTGGCGACCATCAACCAGGCCGCCTACTGGGATTACCAGCGGGAAAAGGTTTATGTGAAATCCGACCGCCGCCTGCGTCGCGCCCTAATAAAAGTCCCCGCCGGTTCCATAAGAGACGTGCCGGTGAACCGGCGTGTCCAATGCGCGGCGCCGACGCAGTGTCCGCATTGCGGGCTTTCCAGCCTGCGCAAATATGACCGGGCAAGCAGGACGGTTTACGATTTGAAATTCACCCGCGGCGGCTTGCGGCGCTGGGTGGTGCATTATCATTATCACCGCCATGAGTGCCGGCATTGCGGGCGGGTGTTTCGCCCGCCGGCGGCGGGCCTGCCGGACGGCAAGTTCGGCCCGGCGTTGATGGCCTATGCGGTTTACCAGAACATCGAGCTGCGCCTGTCGCAGGAAATGATCGACCGCAGCCTCGACGAACTGTTCGGCCTGCCGCTGGCGCAGGGGAGCGCGAGCCGTTTCAAGATCAAGGCCGCGCAGGTTTACGCCGCGACCTACGAATTGCTCCTGCGGCGCTTGCGGCACGGCGGCCTGTTGCACGTCGATGAAACCAAGGTCAGCGTGGCGGGCTGCCAGGGCTGCGTCTGGGTTTTTGCCAGTCTCGACACGGTCGCCTATGTTTACACCCAAAACCGCGAAAGCGAATGGCTGCGGGATTTTCTTAAAAATTTTCAGGGCGTGCTGGTGACGGACTTTTATTCCGGCTACGACGCGCTTGAGTGTCCCAAGCAACGCTGCCTCATCCATTTTTTGCGCGACCTGAATGACGATTTATACAAGCACCCCTACGATGAGGAACTGAAGCGCGTGGGCCGGGATTTTGCGGACTTGGTCAGACCGATGATCGCGACGGTCGAGCGCCGCGGGCTGAAGGTGCGTTTTCTTAAAAAACACCGGCGGGCGGTTGACCGCTTTTACCGGCGGCTGGACCTCGCGCCGCCGGGCTCCGCAGTTCTAAAAAAATACCGGGAACGCTTCGCGCGGGAGCGGGGGGAGTTGTTCACGTTTCTGCACCATGACGGCGTGCCTTGGAACAACAACAACGCGGAACACGCGATCAAAGCCTTTGCCCTGCTGCGGCAGGTCATCAACGGCGTGACCTCGGAAAAGGGCCTGCGGGAATACCTGATTTTGCTGAGCGTGTGCGAGACCTGCAAATATCAGGGCGTAAAGTTTCTGGATTTCCTGCGTTCCGGCGATCAGGACATCCATCGCTTCGCCGCGCCACGCTAA
- a CDS encoding integron integrase — translation MEPPPGAADLGRADWERDLIVAARGAHLAWRTETTYREWAARFVAFLKGRPPREARGEDVAEFLSRLAVESRLSPASQKQALNALVFFLEKGLGRVLGKIGFQRAAAKRRAPVVLSREECGRLFGQLEGTWSLMAELMYGTGVRLMELLRLRVQHVDLERGALIVNGGKGDKDRVTVLPAVLRERLEEHLKRLKRLWREDRADGAPGVWLPEGLGRKYAGAGERWEWQWLFPSRGLSRDPVSGVRRRHHVTDSAFQLALKKAADAADLNKRVSPHVLRHSFATHLLEGGADIRTVQELLGHAKVETTQIYTHVMRRPGLGVRSPLDTS, via the coding sequence ATGGAGCCTCCGCCGGGCGCGGCGGACCTGGGGCGCGCGGACTGGGAGAGGGATCTGATCGTGGCCGCAAGGGGGGCGCATCTGGCGTGGCGCACAGAGACGACTTACCGGGAGTGGGCGGCGCGGTTCGTAGCGTTTTTGAAGGGGAGGCCGCCGCGGGAGGCGCGCGGGGAGGATGTGGCGGAATTTTTATCGAGGCTGGCGGTGGAGTCGCGGCTGAGTCCGGCTTCGCAGAAGCAGGCGTTGAATGCGCTGGTGTTCTTTCTGGAAAAGGGACTGGGGCGGGTGCTGGGAAAGATAGGCTTTCAGCGGGCGGCGGCGAAAAGGCGGGCGCCGGTGGTGCTGTCGAGGGAGGAGTGCGGGCGTCTGTTCGGGCAGTTGGAGGGGACGTGGTCGTTAATGGCGGAATTGATGTATGGGACGGGAGTGCGGTTGATGGAGCTGTTGCGCCTGCGGGTGCAGCATGTGGATTTGGAGCGCGGGGCGTTGATCGTGAACGGGGGCAAGGGCGACAAGGACCGGGTGACGGTGCTGCCGGCGGTGTTGAGGGAACGGCTGGAGGAGCATTTGAAGAGGCTGAAGCGGCTGTGGCGGGAGGATCGGGCCGACGGGGCGCCGGGGGTATGGCTGCCGGAGGGGCTGGGGCGCAAGTATGCGGGGGCGGGCGAGCGCTGGGAGTGGCAGTGGCTGTTTCCGTCGCGCGGGTTGAGCCGCGACCCGGTGAGCGGTGTGAGGCGGCGGCATCATGTGACGGACAGCGCGTTCCAACTGGCGTTGAAGAAGGCGGCGGACGCGGCGGATTTGAACAAACGGGTATCGCCGCATGTGCTGCGGCACTCGTTTGCGACGCATTTGCTGGAGGGCGGCGCGGATATCCGGACGGTGCAGGAGTTGCTGGGCCACGCGAAGGTGGAAACGACGCAGATTTATACGCACGTGATGCGCAGGCCGGGCCTTGGGGTGCGCTCACCGTTGGACACGAGTTGA
- a CDS encoding toll/interleukin-1 receptor domain-containing protein, whose amino-acid sequence MATPKKKATPSRAAKCSFMFQAANIEALFPVLDALAWLDFPDTSQVAQFAGIDPRTAGKLLKNCLSIGIAQTAAKEGFALTTPYPYKGDIEQKKTVIREALVRMPLLQHVRQFLNLGDSLDDAVRKAATLDGITDYDASAFGPLLKWSKQMNVLQPDLLIEDIIEDAIESKEERHRSTDKKIVAFLSHSSRDKPFIRQLASDLTKNGISVWLDEREIRVGDSIPDKVGQGLAESDFFLIALSENSVDSAWVKKELNQALVAEIEKRKTHILPLKLSECQIPQLIRDKKYADFSANYKEGLKDLLSTMQQQTTL is encoded by the coding sequence ATGGCAACACCCAAGAAAAAAGCAACTCCTTCGCGAGCAGCAAAGTGTTCCTTCATGTTCCAAGCGGCGAATATTGAGGCGCTCTTCCCGGTGCTCGACGCTTTGGCATGGCTCGACTTCCCCGATACATCACAGGTAGCCCAGTTTGCAGGTATTGATCCAAGAACTGCCGGAAAACTCCTCAAGAATTGTCTGAGCATCGGCATAGCTCAGACGGCGGCTAAAGAAGGATTCGCGTTAACAACGCCATATCCCTACAAGGGTGATATCGAACAGAAGAAGACAGTAATCAGAGAAGCTCTGGTCAGGATGCCTCTACTCCAACACGTTCGGCAATTCCTGAACCTTGGAGATTCTCTAGATGATGCAGTCCGTAAGGCTGCGACACTGGATGGGATTACGGATTATGACGCAAGCGCATTTGGCCCGCTATTGAAATGGTCCAAGCAAATGAATGTTCTCCAGCCCGATCTGTTAATCGAAGATATTATTGAAGATGCGATCGAATCCAAAGAGGAACGGCACCGATCGACCGACAAGAAGATCGTCGCCTTCCTTTCACACAGCTCGCGAGATAAACCCTTTATTCGACAACTTGCTTCAGACCTGACAAAAAATGGCATTTCTGTGTGGTTGGATGAGCGAGAGATTAGGGTTGGTGACTCAATACCTGATAAAGTCGGCCAGGGTCTCGCAGAGTCCGATTTTTTCTTGATCGCACTGAGTGAGAACTCTGTTGATTCAGCTTGGGTTAAGAAGGAGCTGAACCAAGCCTTGGTTGCCGAGATTGAGAAGCGGAAGACCCATATACTGCCGTTGAAACTATCAGAATGCCAGATTCCGCAGCTAATACGGGACAAGAAGTATGCAGATTTTTCCGCCAATTATAAGGAAGGCCTCAAAGACCTTCTATCAACCATGCAACAGCAAACCACATTATGA
- a CDS encoding IS110 family transposase has translation MKKTQHYVGLDVHKDTIMIAVADGGRESEVRLYGQVSSDLHAVERALRKIGADGGELHVAYEVGPTGYVLHRRLRQLEIDCVVVAPLRTPVDKGNRRKTDRRDAQMLARLHRAGELTVVHVPEAVDEAIRDLTRARADAVRDLTRARQRLKSFLLRHGYRYSGKANWSEAHRRYLQELELPAPSLKAVLEEYLLAVTQCEERVSRLEQLLGLQAPLWRLYPAVEALMTIRGFQLVAAAVLVAELGDVRRFAHPRELMAFLGLVPKEESTGESHRLGSITKAGNAHARWILIETVQHTWLPPKVSAQLSKRQEGQPAARRELSWKIQVRLHKRAWHLSWRGVMKPKVTVALAREMAGFAWAMLQTADWPAMTRAA, from the coding sequence ATGAAAAAGACACAACACTATGTGGGGCTGGATGTCCATAAGGATACGATCATGATCGCGGTGGCCGACGGCGGCCGCGAGAGCGAGGTTCGCCTCTACGGACAGGTCAGCAGCGATCTGCACGCGGTGGAGCGTGCGTTGAGGAAGATCGGAGCCGACGGCGGGGAGTTGCACGTGGCCTATGAGGTGGGGCCGACCGGCTACGTGCTCCACCGGCGGCTGCGGCAGTTGGAGATCGACTGCGTGGTGGTGGCTCCCTTGAGGACGCCGGTGGACAAGGGCAACCGGCGCAAGACCGACCGGCGCGACGCGCAGATGCTGGCCCGGTTGCACCGGGCCGGGGAGCTGACCGTGGTGCACGTGCCGGAGGCGGTGGATGAGGCCATCCGGGATCTCACGCGAGCCCGGGCGGATGCGGTGCGGGACCTGACGCGCGCGCGGCAGCGGCTCAAGTCGTTCCTGTTGCGACACGGCTACCGTTACTCGGGCAAGGCCAACTGGAGCGAGGCGCACCGCCGCTACCTGCAGGAGCTGGAGCTGCCGGCGCCCTCATTGAAGGCGGTGCTGGAGGAGTATCTGCTGGCGGTCACCCAGTGCGAGGAGCGGGTGTCGCGGCTCGAGCAGTTGCTGGGCTTGCAGGCGCCGTTGTGGCGGCTGTATCCGGCGGTGGAGGCGCTCATGACGATCCGGGGCTTCCAACTGGTGGCCGCGGCGGTGCTGGTGGCGGAGTTGGGAGACGTGAGGAGGTTCGCGCATCCACGCGAGCTGATGGCGTTCCTCGGGCTGGTGCCCAAGGAGGAGAGCACCGGAGAGAGCCACAGGCTCGGCTCGATCACCAAGGCGGGCAACGCGCACGCCCGATGGATCTTGATCGAGACGGTGCAGCACACCTGGCTGCCGCCCAAAGTATCCGCGCAGCTATCCAAACGGCAGGAAGGGCAGCCGGCGGCACGCAGGGAACTGTCGTGGAAGATTCAGGTGAGGCTGCACAAACGGGCCTGGCACCTGAGCTGGCGCGGGGTGATGAAGCCAAAGGTGACCGTCGCGCTGGCCCGGGAGATGGCCGGCTTTGCCTGGGCGATGTTGCAGACGGCGGACTGGCCGGCGATGACCAGGGCGGCCTGA
- a CDS encoding transposase, protein MTNQSGRMRKVHRRLRCDNHTRQTFVEWAKETIRHSAWARAYFEQRKAAGHHFQATLRSLAYKWIRILWKCWHDHLVYHEAQYLVQLRAKDSPLLKYLSPPTPSSAA, encoded by the coding sequence GTGACCAACCAAAGCGGCAGGATGCGCAAAGTCCACCGGCGTCTGCGCTGCGACAACCACACCCGGCAGACCTTCGTCGAATGGGCCAAGGAAACCATCAGGCACTCCGCCTGGGCCAGGGCCTATTTCGAACAACGCAAAGCCGCCGGCCACCACTTCCAAGCCACCCTGCGCTCCCTCGCCTACAAGTGGATCCGCATCCTCTGGAAATGCTGGCATGACCACCTCGTGTATCATGAAGCCCAATACCTCGTACAACTCCGCGCCAAAGACAGTCCACTCCTCAAATACCTATCGCCTCCCACCCCCTCCTCTGCCGCATGA
- a CDS encoding IS110 family transposase: protein MIDAIPELIVSLDRSDKTAAVALLHVQTGAVDQYSISLQPEDLEVWCTRLQAGHSAARLIVAFEQPAPNLLAFFAARGPAAIYALNPSATWAYRQSLVVSHARTDRSDAYHQALYILNHRGELPPWVPVPEEVEQLDRLCEARRKFVDTRTGLTNRLQAVLKRYYPQALLLMHEDIWRAINLAFLRRWPSPQALEKTRLSTLKAFFHQHGSRSEARWQTRQSVVQNLIPLSGQEPLSERLEVSALADQLEALNKTILRYDQTVAEHFAACRDTALIQALPGAGPNFAPRLYVAFARYASRCKDAQSFASAVGIAP, encoded by the coding sequence ATGATTGACGCAATCCCCGAACTGATCGTCTCGCTCGATCGCTCCGACAAAACCGCCGCCGTGGCCCTGCTCCACGTCCAGACCGGCGCCGTCGACCAGTACTCCATCAGCCTTCAACCCGAAGACCTCGAGGTCTGGTGTACCCGGCTCCAAGCCGGCCACTCCGCCGCGCGCCTCATCGTCGCCTTCGAACAGCCCGCGCCCAACCTGCTCGCCTTCTTCGCCGCCCGCGGACCCGCGGCGATCTACGCCCTCAACCCCTCCGCCACTTGGGCCTACCGCCAGTCGCTGGTGGTCTCCCACGCCCGCACCGACCGATCCGACGCCTATCACCAGGCCCTCTACATTCTCAACCACCGCGGCGAACTGCCCCCCTGGGTGCCCGTGCCCGAGGAGGTGGAGCAGCTCGACCGGCTCTGCGAAGCCCGCCGCAAGTTTGTCGACACCCGCACCGGCCTGACCAACCGCCTGCAAGCCGTCCTCAAGCGTTACTACCCCCAGGCACTTCTGCTCATGCACGAAGACATCTGGCGCGCCATCAACCTCGCCTTCCTTCGCCGCTGGCCCTCGCCCCAGGCCCTCGAGAAAACCCGGCTCTCCACCCTCAAGGCATTCTTCCATCAGCATGGCTCCCGAAGCGAAGCCCGCTGGCAAACCCGCCAAAGCGTGGTGCAAAATCTCATCCCCCTCTCCGGTCAGGAGCCTCTCTCCGAGCGCTTGGAAGTCTCCGCCTTGGCCGATCAACTCGAAGCGCTCAACAAAACCATCCTCCGCTACGACCAGACCGTGGCCGAACACTTTGCCGCCTGCCGGGACACCGCCCTGATCCAGGCACTTCCCGGTGCCGGCCCCAACTTCGCCCCGCGCCTCTACGTCGCCTTCGCCCGCTACGCCTCCCGCTGTAAAGACGCCCAGTCCTTCGCCTCCGCCGTCGGCATCGCACCGTGA
- a CDS encoding ISL3 family transposase, producing the protein MTPEALFHQLLGLGEEWRVSRCEFDATEGEVRLWVEELPKFWEGEDARQKQGVRPYDHTVEIEWRHLNVFEHRCVLRCRVPRGQRRDGSVYRVQPPWQGLCKHFTKAFEAMALLLLREMPVAATARRLGEHDTRLWRLLHAHVAATYPKLDFSGVTCVGCDEMSARKGRRYVSVFCDLVGRRVLFACAGRDAGAWEKFVQSLGEHNGHYRAITRVSIDMSPAYLKGVAQSIGMQAQVIFDKFHVIAKVNGAVDEARREEQKLCDERQRELLKDARWVLLKNENNLSARQKRQYQGLLKSTLGTLKAYQMRLALQRIYQMGSVQRARRKLRAWCRWVRWSAGRYPPPVLADMVKCAGMVERHLEGILAHWEGHITNAFMEGLNSVFSAVKRKARGFRSVDNLVVMLYFHAANLSIPAFHSK; encoded by the coding sequence ATGACACCCGAAGCATTATTTCATCAGTTGCTGGGATTGGGGGAGGAGTGGCGAGTGAGCCGCTGCGAGTTTGACGCCACGGAAGGCGAAGTGCGCCTGTGGGTCGAGGAGCTGCCAAAATTCTGGGAGGGTGAGGATGCCCGGCAAAAGCAGGGTGTGCGGCCTTACGATCACACCGTGGAGATCGAGTGGAGGCACTTGAACGTCTTTGAGCATCGCTGCGTGCTGCGCTGCCGGGTGCCGCGCGGGCAGCGGCGCGACGGGAGCGTTTACCGGGTGCAACCGCCCTGGCAGGGGCTGTGCAAGCACTTCACGAAGGCGTTCGAGGCGATGGCACTGCTGCTGTTGCGCGAGATGCCGGTGGCGGCGACGGCTCGGCGGCTCGGCGAGCATGACACGAGGCTGTGGCGGCTGCTGCACGCGCACGTGGCGGCGACGTATCCGAAGCTCGATTTCAGCGGGGTGACCTGCGTGGGCTGCGACGAGATGAGCGCGCGCAAGGGACGGCGTTACGTGAGCGTGTTTTGCGACTTGGTGGGCCGGCGGGTGCTCTTTGCGTGCGCCGGTCGGGATGCGGGAGCGTGGGAGAAGTTCGTGCAGTCGCTCGGCGAGCACAACGGGCATTACCGGGCGATCACGCGAGTGTCCATCGACATGAGCCCGGCCTATCTGAAGGGAGTCGCGCAGAGCATCGGCATGCAGGCGCAGGTGATCTTCGACAAGTTTCATGTGATCGCGAAGGTCAACGGGGCGGTGGACGAGGCGAGGAGGGAGGAGCAGAAGCTTTGCGACGAGCGGCAGCGCGAGTTGCTCAAGGACGCGCGCTGGGTGCTGCTGAAGAACGAGAACAACCTCAGCGCCAGACAGAAACGGCAGTACCAAGGGCTGCTGAAGAGCACGCTGGGGACGCTGAAGGCCTACCAGATGCGCCTTGCGTTGCAGAGGATCTACCAGATGGGCAGCGTGCAAAGGGCGCGGCGCAAACTGCGTGCGTGGTGCCGGTGGGTGCGCTGGAGCGCGGGCCGCTACCCCCCGCCGGTCCTGGCCGACATGGTGAAGTGCGCCGGGATGGTGGAGAGGCACCTGGAGGGCATCCTTGCGCATTGGGAGGGGCACATCACCAACGCCTTCATGGAAGGGCTCAACAGCGTGTTCAGCGCGGTGAAGCGCAAGGCGCGCGGCTTCCGCTCGGTGGACAACCTTGTCGTCATGCTCTACTTTCACGCGGCCAACCTTTCCATTCCCGCTTTCCACTCGAAATAG